A single genomic interval of Amycolatopsis albispora harbors:
- a CDS encoding S8 family serine peptidase encodes MKRTRVPRWAARLSVVVLTAGFIGAPAASAQEAQDVPLADALPQSGAAGFAGKVEPRLGAAQGKVTAFVELAKRPAVDAFNAEQSKGAGKEKAKQAAKAAQAETEAAVDSVVGQLTSADAGTELLAETSTAVPGAVVTADAAKIRELAHRDDVVSVRTVVPKKRTNTSAVQLTQALNVWQQTGRYGDGIRVGIIDDGIDYTHADFGGPGTKEAYDAIDPTQVSPSFFPTAKVVGGVDLVGDEYDSGGEGDVTVPKPDPNPISCGHHGTHVAGTAGGFGVNADGTTFTGDYSKLTPESVAQMRIGPGTAPKALLYAIKVFGCDGSTNVTTEALDWALDPDRDGDPTDKLDLVNLSLGSDFGSPDDPDSLFVRKLAANNVLPVFSGGNGGDLYDVGGSPGNTPEALTVASTRDASVLRDAVDVVAPAGSTGQKGGQFSQNYADYDALDVTAPVVKVSAANAAGCAPFSAADKAAVQGKIAWLEWDDNDATRPCGSGARANNAQAAGAAGVLLSSTLENFAAGIAGNAAVPMFQLTGSATASVRPALDAGTLQVRMSGLGRSALQTFDQSIVDTPSSFTSRGVRGPSVKPDVAAPGDSISSAYSGSGNGRTVLSGTSMAAPHTAGITALIRQAHPDWSVEEVKAAVVNTAGTDVVEGGKTFGPQRVGSGRVNAKSALDNQVLAYVQDNPGVVSASFGTVEAAGPVSLTKTIKVVNKGVKPVEYGVAYQGVTQLPGVRYELNKNSVKLSPRGIATVTVTLKIDDPKALRKVIDPTMQTTQAGLARQFLADASGRVAFTPRNGATVGLRVPVYAAPKPVAGITTPAKVTFPAGQQQAVVNLGGRGVSQGAGAQAYRSLVSMFELQAQSPQLPECDDQPTQCTINDTAKGGDLKYVGAASTAPLAKQQGAPEESLLAFGIATWSNWANLGSNTIPFVDIDTTGDGRPDFESYVTKATSSDVLLVNTVDLNKPGFPSVDLQPLNGHLGDVDTNVFDTDVAVLPVRLAALGIDPNADSHRISYTVGVAGYYTAPGSGVIDSVDTPLSFDAVSPGYWVQGGGDAALSYLARPGTALVVNRNAASAGQDTVLGLLALNHHNASGNRANVVQLNVAPPAADS; translated from the coding sequence ATGAAAAGAACTCGCGTTCCCAGATGGGCCGCGCGGTTGTCGGTGGTGGTGCTGACGGCCGGATTCATCGGGGCCCCGGCCGCATCGGCACAGGAGGCTCAGGACGTCCCGCTCGCCGACGCGCTGCCGCAATCCGGCGCCGCCGGTTTCGCCGGCAAGGTCGAGCCGCGCCTCGGCGCCGCGCAGGGCAAGGTCACCGCGTTCGTGGAGCTGGCCAAGCGCCCCGCGGTCGACGCCTTCAACGCCGAGCAGAGCAAGGGGGCGGGCAAGGAGAAGGCCAAGCAGGCGGCCAAGGCGGCCCAGGCCGAGACCGAAGCCGCGGTCGACTCCGTGGTCGGCCAGCTGACCAGCGCCGACGCGGGCACCGAGTTGCTCGCCGAGACCTCGACCGCGGTTCCCGGCGCGGTGGTGACGGCCGACGCGGCGAAGATCCGCGAGCTGGCGCACCGCGACGACGTGGTGTCGGTCCGCACGGTGGTGCCGAAGAAGCGCACCAACACCAGCGCCGTGCAGCTCACCCAGGCGCTCAACGTGTGGCAGCAGACCGGCCGCTACGGCGACGGCATCCGCGTCGGCATCATCGACGACGGCATCGACTACACCCACGCGGACTTCGGCGGCCCCGGCACCAAGGAGGCCTACGACGCGATCGACCCGACTCAGGTCTCGCCGTCGTTCTTCCCGACCGCCAAGGTGGTCGGCGGCGTCGACCTCGTCGGCGACGAGTACGACTCGGGCGGCGAGGGCGACGTCACCGTGCCCAAGCCCGACCCCAACCCGATCTCCTGCGGCCACCACGGCACCCACGTGGCGGGCACCGCGGGCGGGTTCGGCGTCAACGCCGACGGCACCACCTTCACCGGTGACTACTCGAAGCTGACCCCGGAGTCGGTCGCGCAGATGCGCATCGGCCCGGGCACCGCGCCCAAGGCCCTGCTCTACGCGATCAAGGTCTTCGGCTGCGACGGCTCCACCAACGTCACCACCGAGGCGCTGGACTGGGCGCTCGACCCGGACCGCGACGGCGACCCGACCGACAAGCTCGACCTGGTGAACCTCTCGCTGGGCAGTGACTTCGGCTCGCCGGACGACCCCGACTCGCTGTTCGTGCGCAAGCTGGCCGCGAACAACGTGCTGCCGGTGTTCTCCGGCGGCAACGGCGGTGACCTCTACGACGTCGGCGGTTCGCCGGGCAACACGCCCGAGGCGCTGACCGTGGCGAGCACGCGGGACGCCTCGGTCCTGCGCGACGCCGTGGACGTGGTGGCGCCGGCCGGTTCGACCGGCCAGAAGGGCGGCCAGTTCAGCCAGAACTACGCCGACTACGACGCGCTCGACGTGACCGCCCCGGTGGTCAAGGTCTCCGCGGCGAACGCGGCGGGCTGCGCGCCCTTCTCGGCCGCCGACAAGGCCGCCGTGCAGGGCAAGATCGCCTGGCTGGAGTGGGACGACAACGACGCCACCCGCCCGTGTGGTTCCGGTGCCAGGGCGAACAACGCGCAGGCCGCCGGTGCGGCCGGCGTGCTGCTTTCGTCCACTTTGGAGAACTTCGCGGCCGGCATCGCGGGCAACGCGGCGGTGCCGATGTTCCAGCTGACCGGCTCGGCCACCGCCTCGGTGCGCCCGGCGCTGGACGCGGGCACGCTGCAGGTGCGCATGTCCGGCCTCGGCCGGTCGGCGCTGCAGACCTTCGACCAGTCCATTGTGGACACCCCCAGCTCGTTCACCTCGCGTGGCGTGCGCGGGCCGTCGGTGAAGCCGGACGTGGCCGCGCCCGGTGACAGCATCTCGTCGGCGTACAGCGGCAGCGGCAACGGCCGCACCGTGCTCTCGGGCACCTCGATGGCCGCCCCGCACACCGCGGGCATCACCGCGCTGATCCGCCAGGCCCACCCGGACTGGTCGGTCGAGGAGGTCAAGGCCGCGGTGGTCAACACCGCGGGCACCGACGTCGTCGAAGGCGGCAAGACCTTCGGGCCGCAGCGCGTCGGCTCCGGCCGCGTGAACGCGAAGTCCGCGCTGGACAACCAGGTTCTCGCCTACGTGCAGGACAACCCCGGCGTGGTCAGCGCCTCGTTCGGCACCGTCGAAGCGGCGGGCCCGGTCAGCCTGACCAAGACCATCAAGGTGGTCAACAAGGGCGTCAAGCCGGTCGAGTACGGCGTGGCCTACCAGGGCGTCACCCAGCTGCCCGGCGTGCGGTACGAGCTGAACAAGAACAGCGTGAAGCTCAGCCCGCGCGGGATCGCCACGGTCACCGTGACGCTGAAGATCGACGACCCGAAGGCGTTGCGCAAGGTCATCGACCCGACCATGCAGACCACGCAGGCGGGCCTGGCGCGCCAGTTCCTCGCCGACGCCTCCGGCCGGGTGGCCTTCACCCCGCGCAACGGCGCCACCGTGGGCCTGCGCGTGCCGGTCTACGCGGCGCCGAAGCCGGTCGCCGGCATCACCACCCCGGCCAAGGTCACCTTCCCCGCCGGTCAGCAGCAGGCGGTGGTCAACCTCGGCGGCCGCGGGGTCAGCCAGGGCGCGGGCGCGCAGGCGTACCGCTCGCTGGTGAGCATGTTCGAGCTGCAGGCGCAGTCCCCGCAGCTGCCCGAGTGCGACGACCAGCCGACGCAGTGCACGATCAACGACACCGCGAAGGGCGGCGACCTGAAGTACGTCGGCGCGGCCTCCACCGCGCCGCTGGCCAAGCAGCAGGGCGCCCCGGAGGAGTCGCTGCTCGCCTTCGGCATCGCCACCTGGAGCAACTGGGCGAACCTCGGCAGCAACACCATCCCGTTCGTGGACATCGACACCACCGGGGACGGCAGGCCGGACTTCGAGTCCTACGTGACCAAGGCGACCTCGAGCGACGTGCTCCTGGTCAACACGGTGGACCTGAACAAGCCGGGCTTCCCCTCGGTCGATCTCCAGCCGCTCAACGGGCACCTCGGTGACGTGGACACCAACGTCTTCGACACCGACGTGGCGGTGCTGCCGGTGCGCCTGGCCGCGCTCGGCATCGACCCGAACGCGGATTCGCACCGGATCAGCTACACCGTCGGCGTCGCCGGGTACTACACCGCGCCGGGCAGCGGCGTGATCGACAGCGTCGACACCCCGCTGTCGTTCGACGCGGTCTCGCCGGGGTACTGGGTGCAGGGCGGCGGGGACGCCGCGCTGTCCTACCTGGCGCGGCCGGGTACCGCGCTGGTGGTCAACCGCAATGCGGCGTCGGCTGGTCAGGACACCGTGCTCGGCCTGCTCGCGCTCAACCACCACAACGCGTCCGGCAATCGGGCGAACGTGGTTCAGCTGAACGTGGCCCCGCCGGCTGCGGACAGCTGA